A genomic window from Daphnia magna isolate NIES linkage group LG9, ASM2063170v1.1, whole genome shotgun sequence includes:
- the LOC116930893 gene encoding actin-binding Rho-activating protein, with protein sequence MSVRRKSADVGPVAPAVPRQRRGSDLSDKVAMFNKKFHEHHEKQLSNPFSDVERPEGYQIAKLDVNDPNYGRPPAGSMTELRGKKANQHMRKEWRTLCETIYDCGYRFPDGTAIIRFGDLFNIYNTISDKCVGNLLSARKHGFVSFQGEMLYQRRDEDTEITLAKPIEEIVKLLPIVFDPNQHLLDNLQE encoded by the exons ATGTCGGTACGTAGGAAATCAGCTGATGTAGGGCCAGTGGCGCCGGCAGTTCCACGACAGCGACGCGGTTCCGATCTATCCGACAAGGTGGCCATGTTCAATAAAAAGTTCCACGAACATCACGAGAAACAGCTGTCCAATCCGTTCTCGGACGTCGAACGGCCCGAAGGCTACCAGATCGCCAAACTGGACGTCAACGACCCCAATTACGGCCG ACCACCAGCCGGATCCATGACGGAATTGAGAG GTAAAAAAGCCAACCAACACATGAGGAAAGAATGGCGGACACTGTGCGAAACGATTTACGATTGCGGCTACAGGTTTCCCGACGGTACGGCCATCATCCGCTTCGGTGATCTCTTTAAC ATCTACAACACGATCTCGGACAAGTGCGTGGGCAACCTGCTGAGTGCACGCAAACACGGATTCGTTTCCTTCCAAGGCGAAATGCTTTACCAG AGGCGCGACGAAGACACGGAAATCACATTAGCCAAACCCATCGAGGAGATTGTGAAATTACTGCCCATTGTGTTCGATCCCAATCAACACCTGTTGGATAACCTGCAAGAATAA
- the LOC116930870 gene encoding 5-hydroxytryptamine receptor: MAERRNQNGSAGQEYLNFTSWPSDSYYNYLMHYCSNNNNNTASVCCQWNNCTVTTSILEGTNSSNATDYWINSTSPQRPDDNLIFTSLTSAILGVLILATIIGNVFVIAAILLERHLHSVANYLIVSLAVADLLVACLVMPLGAVYEISQRWILGPELCDMWTSSDVLCCTASILHLVAIATDRYWAVTNLDYIHNRNVSRIGTMIFLVWAVALIVSVAPLFGWKDAEFLDRVNIQQRCLISQDVSYQIFATCATFYVPLAVILIVYWKIFQTARRRIRKRVNHQQSQQLDHSHINRDRKMIRRWFKCAAASSSAEESEHIKEDEPQARTSSDNVMAIGQDERIVADQQTTAFTIEIPEMTPSITSENVMPVVVNRQSPLNGSTVALSSPVIKTMAPATTNMAKTTENAVRKKRETLEAKRERKAAKTLAIITGAFVMCWLPFFVCALLMPLRPDWVFDETMLSVFLWLGYFNSTLNPIIYTIFSPEFRQAFKRLLCGKAAVNGTSAYRPRKLR; encoded by the exons ATGGCGGAAAGACGGAATCAAAACGGATCAGCCGGACAAGAATATCTAAACTTTACGTCATGGCCGTCAGATTCTTATTACAACTACTTAATGCACTattgcagcaacaacaacaacaacacggcCAGCGTCTGCTGTCAATGGAATAACTGCACTGTCACGACAAGCATCTTAGAAGGCACCAACAGCAGCAACGCAACCGATTATTGGATCAACTCGACAAGCCCACAGAGGCCGGACGACAATCTGATATTTACCAGCTTGACTTCGGCCATCTTGGGAGTTCTCATACTGGCCACTATTattg GAAATGTTTTCGTCATTGCCGCCATTTTGCTCGAGAGACACCTACATTCCGTGGCCAATTACCTGATCGTCTCACTGGCCGTGGCAGATCTCCTTGTCGCCTGTTTGGTGATGCCATTAGGAGCCGTCTACGAG attagCCAGAGATGGATTTTGGGACCGGAATTGTGCGACATGTGGACATCCTCCGACGTGCTCTGCTGCACCGCATCCATTCTTCACTTGGTTGCCATAGCAACCGACAG ATACTGGGCCGTGACAAATCTGGATTACATCCACAACAGGAACGTCAGTCGCATTGGGACGATG attttccTCGTCTGGGCTGTCGCATTGATTGTGTCCGTCGCGCCGCTATTCGGCTGGAAAGACGCGGAATTTCTCGATCGAGTCAACATCCAACAGCGTTGCCTCATCAGTCAAGATGTTTCCTATCAGATTTTCGCCACCTGCGCGACATTTTACGTCCCCCTGGCCGTCATTCTGATCGTTTACTGGAAAATCTTTCAGACGGCCAGACGAAGGATACGCAAACGTGTCAATCATCAACAAAGCCAGCAGCTGGATCATTCGCACATCAACCGCGATCGCAAAATGATTCGACGCTGGTTCAAATGTGCGGCAGCCTCTTCGTCAGCTGAAGAATCTGAGCACATCAAAGAAGACGAGCCACAAGCGCGAACGAGTAGCGACAACGTCATGGCCATCGGTCAAGACGAACGCATCGTTGCCGATCAGCAAACGACGGCCTTCACGATCGAAATTCCCGAAATGACGCCGTCAATCACGTCGGAAAATGTCATGCCCGTTGTAGTCAATCGACAATCGCCCCTCAACGGTTCGACGGTGGCCCTGAGCAGTCCAGTCATCAAAACAATGGCGCCAGCGACGACTAACATGGCCAAAACGACGGAGAACGCGGTccgaaagaaaagagaaacgcTCGAAGCGAAACGCGAACGCAAAGCAGCCAAAACGTTGGCCATCATTACGGGAGCGTTTGTCATGTGCTGGTTGCCGTTTTTCGTGTGCGCCCTGCTGATGCCTTTGAGACCCGATTGGGTCTTTGATGAGACCATGTTGTCCGTCTTCCTCTGGCTCGGCTATTTCAATTCAACGCTCAACCCAATCATCTACACCATCTTCAGTCCAGAGTTTCGGCAAGCTTTCAAACGTCTTCTTTGCGGCAAAGCGGCCGTCAATGGAACTTCGGCTTATCGACCGCGTAAACTccgttga